A window of Acropora muricata isolate sample 2 chromosome 3, ASM3666990v1, whole genome shotgun sequence contains these coding sequences:
- the LOC136910334 gene encoding inosine-uridine preferring nucleoside hydrolase-like: METYRNAKENAKLKLVIDCDAGIDDAQAIMIALSQEVDILGITCTFGNVDVDQVIKNVFKVLEVCRRTDIPVYKGAYQPLLGSHFEKTLYHGMDGLGDASGIKDPENHRLPKTHAAQAMVQIINDNPAEVVIVALGPLTNLALASHLDAEFTSKVKQVFVMGGCIHSKGNHTVTAEFNFCVDPEAAHIFLNEFKCPISLVSWEMCLDHPMEWEFFDRYLNVGTKKSDFMKKISTKIKEYEGDGPFIDCDPFPLCAAIKPEIVLQEKLVHATVEVQGSLTRGQMVVDWGGKLKKECNVRLLEKMDLNLFMEMMLKSVE, from the exons ATGGAAACTTACAGGAACGCGaaggaaaatgcaaaattaaagCTTGTCATTGACTGTGATGCTGGGATTGACGATGCCCAAGCAATCATGATCGCGCTCTCTCAGGAAGTAGATATCTTAGGTATCACTTGTACCTTTGGAAACGTAGATGTTGATCAAGTGATCAAGAATGTTTTTAAGGTGTTGGAAGTTTGCAGACGAACCGATATACCAGTGTATAAGGGCGCCTATCAACCTTTACTAG GTTCTCACTTTGAAAAAACTCTTTACCATGGTATGGATGGTTTGGGGGATGCATCTGGTATAAAGGATCCAGAAAACCATCGCCTTCCAAAAACCCATGCAGCTCAAGCAATGGTTCAGATTATAAATGATAATCCTGCAGAAGTAGTAATTGTTGCTCTAGGTCCTTTGACAAACCTTGCTTTAGCCTCTCATTTGGATGCTGAATTTACCTCAAAAGTGAAACAAGTTTTTGTAATGGGTGGCTGCATTCACAGCAAAGGAAATCACACAGTGACAGCTGAGTTCAACTTTTGTGTTGACCCTGAAGCTGCACATATCTTTCTTAATGAATTTAAGTGTCCAATTTCTTTAGTGTCATGGGAAATGTGCTTGGATCATCCAATGGAATGGGAATTCTTTGATCGTTATTTAAATGTGGGCACCAAAAAATCAGACTTTATGAAGAAGATCTcaacaaagataaaagaatatgAGGGAGATGGTCCTTTTATTGACTGTGACCCTTTTCCATTGTGTGCTGCAATAAAACCTGAAATTGTCCTCCAAGAAAAGCTAGTTCATGCAACTGTAGAGGTCCAGGGTTCTCTAACACGTGGTCAGATGGTTGTTGATTGGGGAGGAAAACTTAAAAAGGAATGCAATGTGCGACTGCTTGAGAAAATGGACTTAAATCTATTTATGGAAATGATGCTTAAATCTGTTGAATAG